From one Candidatus Methylacidiphilales bacterium genomic stretch:
- a CDS encoding RNA-binding protein — protein sequence MKLYVGNLSFQATEQDLTELFSKHGTVTETKLIMDRETQRPRGFGFVTMGSAEEGQRAISALNGQSVDGRNLTVNEAKPMESRGGGGGGGGGRSRY from the coding sequence ATGAAATTATACGTTGGAAATCTCTCATTCCAAGCCACTGAACAGGACTTAACCGAGCTTTTTTCAAAGCATGGCACGGTCACCGAAACAAAATTGATCATGGATCGCGAAACACAACGCCCCCGCGGCTTTGGTTTTGTCACCATGGGCAGCGCCGAAGAAGGCCAGCGTGCGATCAGTGCGCTCAACGGCCAGTCGGTTGACGGCAGAAACCTGACAGTCAACGAAGCCAAGCCGATGGAATCACGCGGCGGTGGCGGCGGCGGTGGTGGTGGACGTTCCCGTTATTAA